A stretch of Clostridia bacterium DNA encodes these proteins:
- a CDS encoding 2-oxo acid dehydrogenase subunit E2: MATVITMPRYGANMEEGTVASWMVEEGDTVEEGDIIGEIAIEKLSNDLESPVTGTVLKLVAKEEETLACGETIAIIGEEDEDISSLLGNNADEASTATSSGNYVVVEMPRYGANMEEGTVAEWFVEVGDEVEEGEAIGEIAIEKLSNELLAPIGGTVLKLIAATEETLVCGAPIAIIGEAGVDVSDFDANKSEAPTASGNGGTDGTIIEMPRYGANMEEGTIAEWFVDEGDEVEEGDAIGEIAIEKLSNELLAPVSGVVRKILAQAEETLACGEPIAIIADEDADISGLLEAKGSPVVNEAVPAEETKPVAKVETREPVGEVRITPKALDLAEKENIDYRAIVGTGRHGDITREDVRNYIASGAAKPAPATAKALNEDVKATPKAAVLAEELAIDIRSIKGTGRHGMVTREDIRAGIAAGTASKLNACTAETSLPSMSFGKPEASRVKMTEMQKVISKSMMSSLQETAQTTISMDMDVNNMVKAYKAHKEAYKANNVKLSYTAILIKAVAMAMIEHQSLRTSIVGNEFVTTDKINIGVAIDVPGGLVVPSIKNANEKSVSAIAVELADLAKRAKENALTMDEMSGSTFSITNLGMFGIKYFTPVLNPPESGILGVGTLVEQPVVKDGGIFMSHVMNFSLTHDHRIVNGAPAARFLNAIKEILARSEELL, from the coding sequence ATGGCAACGGTAATTACTATGCCAAGATATGGCGCAAATATGGAAGAAGGTACCGTGGCTTCCTGGATGGTAGAAGAAGGCGACACCGTAGAAGAAGGCGACATTATCGGTGAAATCGCTATCGAGAAATTATCAAACGATCTAGAATCTCCCGTTACAGGAACGGTACTAAAACTTGTAGCCAAAGAAGAAGAAACACTAGCCTGTGGAGAAACAATCGCCATTATTGGTGAAGAAGATGAAGATATTTCAAGCCTACTAGGCAACAATGCGGACGAGGCAAGTACGGCCACTAGTTCAGGAAACTATGTGGTAGTAGAAATGCCCCGTTATGGTGCTAACATGGAAGAAGGCACCGTAGCAGAATGGTTTGTAGAAGTTGGAGATGAAGTTGAAGAGGGAGAAGCAATTGGTGAGATTGCCATTGAAAAACTCTCTAATGAGTTATTGGCACCGATTGGTGGTACGGTACTTAAACTGATTGCAGCAACGGAAGAAACCTTGGTATGTGGAGCACCAATCGCTATAATTGGTGAAGCCGGAGTAGATGTATCGGATTTTGATGCAAATAAAAGTGAAGCTCCCACAGCTAGTGGAAACGGTGGAACAGACGGAACAATCATAGAAATGCCGCGTTATGGAGCCAATATGGAAGAAGGCACCATAGCTGAATGGTTTGTGGATGAAGGCGACGAAGTAGAAGAAGGCGATGCGATCGGTGAAATTGCCATCGAAAAATTGTCCAATGAGTTGCTAGCACCAGTCAGCGGTGTCGTAAGAAAAATTTTGGCACAAGCTGAAGAAACCTTAGCCTGTGGTGAACCCATTGCAATCATTGCTGATGAAGATGCGGATATTTCAGGTTTATTAGAAGCAAAGGGCTCTCCTGTAGTGAATGAAGCAGTTCCCGCAGAAGAGACAAAACCAGTAGCAAAAGTGGAAACAAGAGAACCTGTTGGTGAAGTTCGTATTACACCTAAGGCCTTGGATTTGGCAGAAAAAGAAAACATCGATTACCGGGCAATAGTCGGAACGGGCAGACATGGCGATATCACCAGGGAAGATGTAAGAAATTATATTGCATCTGGAGCAGCAAAACCCGCTCCTGCAACTGCAAAGGCATTAAATGAAGATGTGAAGGCTACCCCCAAAGCGGCGGTATTAGCAGAAGAATTGGCTATCGATATTCGTAGCATAAAAGGCACTGGAAGACATGGTATGGTGACACGTGAAGATATACGTGCTGGAATTGCAGCAGGCACCGCAAGTAAATTGAATGCTTGTACAGCAGAAACATCCCTACCAAGCATGAGCTTTGGAAAACCTGAAGCCAGCCGTGTTAAGATGACAGAAATGCAAAAAGTAATTTCCAAATCCATGATGAGTAGTTTGCAAGAAACAGCACAGACTACCATTTCTATGGATATGGATGTAAATAATATGGTGAAAGCCTATAAAGCGCACAAAGAGGCCTATAAGGCTAACAATGTGAAACTTAGCTACACAGCTATTTTAATCAAGGCTGTGGCGATGGCTATGATTGAGCACCAATCTCTGAGAACTAGCATCGTTGGAAATGAGTTCGTGACTACGGATAAAATTAATATTGGTGTAGCCATTGATGTTCCTGGCGGTTTAGTAGTTCCAAGCATTAAAAACGCAAATGAAAAGAGTGTGAGCGCGATTGCTGTAGAATTGGCTGATTTAGCAAAGAGAGCCAAGGAAAATGCCTTAACGATGGATGAAATGAGTGGAAGTACATTCTCTATTACCAACTTGGGTATGTTTGGCATCAAGTACTTCACACCTGTGCTGAATCCACCTGAAAGCGGAATACTGGGTGTTGGAACACTAGTAGAACAGCCAGTTGTAAAAGATGGTGGTATATTCATGAGCCACGTTATGAACTTTAGTTTGACACACGATCATAGGATTGTGAATGGCGCACCAGCTGCTCGCTTCCTGAATGCGATAAAAGAGATTCTGGCAAGGTCGGAAGAATTACTTTAA